The following coding sequences are from one Egicoccus sp. AB-alg6-2 window:
- a CDS encoding MarR family winged helix-turn-helix transcriptional regulator, translated as MEEPAAPLAFDPIAEAERNWRRHGWPAPAAMAAVTSLTRAHQILLRQVDAALRPFGLTFARYEALVLLHFSREGQLPLGKMGARLQVHPASVTNAIDRLQSAGYVERASHPTDGRTTLARITPQGRAVVVEATSALGEIRFGAVGLDDAAAERVTAELTAMRRAAGDF; from the coding sequence ATGGAGGAGCCCGCCGCGCCGTTGGCGTTCGACCCCATCGCCGAGGCCGAGCGCAACTGGCGACGACACGGCTGGCCGGCTCCCGCCGCCATGGCGGCGGTGACCTCCCTGACGCGGGCGCACCAGATCCTGTTGCGGCAGGTGGACGCGGCGCTGCGACCATTCGGCCTCACCTTCGCCCGGTACGAGGCGCTGGTGCTGCTCCACTTCTCCCGCGAAGGCCAACTCCCGCTGGGCAAGATGGGTGCCCGACTGCAGGTCCACCCGGCGTCGGTCACGAATGCGATCGATCGGCTGCAGTCGGCCGGCTACGTCGAGCGGGCGTCGCATCCGACCGACGGTCGCACCACGCTGGCCCGCATCACGCCGCAGGGGCGCGCGGTCGTCGTCGAAGCGACGAGCGCCCTCGGTGAGATCCGTTTCGGTGCGGTCGGACTCGACGACGCGGCCGCCGAGCGCGTCACGGCCGAGTTGACGGCCATGCGGCGCGCGGCCGGCGACTTCTGA
- a CDS encoding aspartate aminotransferase family protein has protein sequence MSSGPDEVGLDAAQHGLGDMDAEAFRRHGHAVVDWIADYLAGVGERPVLAQVRPGQVRDRLPQSPPSAPEPFDDALADLDEVLLPGVTHWNHPAFHAYFAITGSGPGILGEALTAALNVNGMLWRTSPAATELEELVLDWLRQLLGLPEGLRGIISDSASMSTMLALAAARERTGLDVRQRGLAGRADVPLLRIYTSEHAHSSIEKAAITLGLGRDSVRTIPTDAQFRMKVDALADAVREDGRFGYRPLAIVPTVGTTSTTSIDPVAAVADLRDELEHELAHPIWLHVDGAYGGMAAICPELRHVLDGVERADSFVTNPHKWLFTPIDCSALFVREPEWLTRAFSLVPEYLTTDDQGVTDYMDWGVQLGRRFRALKLWLVIRYFGGDGLAARVREHVAQGQRVAAWVRDHPDLELAAPTPFSTVCFRAVPPWAAGDHEEDLRTLNRAWLTRVNRSGAAYLSHTELNGRYVLRLALGNLRTTDERLTATLALLEQELEALRRTSAPGAPATD, from the coding sequence ATGAGCAGCGGCCCGGACGAGGTCGGACTCGATGCCGCCCAACACGGACTCGGCGACATGGACGCCGAGGCGTTCCGGCGCCACGGCCACGCCGTCGTGGACTGGATCGCCGACTACCTCGCGGGCGTCGGCGAGCGGCCGGTGCTGGCGCAGGTCCGACCCGGCCAGGTCCGTGATCGCCTGCCGCAGTCACCGCCCAGCGCGCCCGAGCCGTTCGACGACGCGCTCGCCGACCTCGACGAGGTGCTGCTGCCCGGGGTCACCCACTGGAACCACCCGGCGTTCCACGCCTACTTCGCCATCACCGGGTCGGGACCCGGCATCCTCGGTGAAGCGCTGACGGCCGCGCTCAACGTCAACGGGATGCTGTGGCGTACCTCACCCGCGGCGACCGAACTCGAGGAACTGGTCCTCGACTGGCTCCGCCAACTGCTCGGCCTGCCGGAGGGGCTGCGGGGCATCATCTCCGACAGCGCCTCGATGTCGACGATGTTGGCGCTGGCCGCGGCCCGGGAACGCACCGGCCTCGACGTCCGCCAGCGGGGCCTGGCCGGCCGGGCCGACGTCCCGCTGCTGCGGATCTACACCTCCGAGCATGCCCATTCCTCGATCGAGAAGGCCGCGATCACCCTGGGCCTCGGCCGTGACAGCGTGCGCACGATCCCGACGGATGCGCAGTTCCGGATGAAGGTGGACGCGCTCGCCGACGCGGTGCGGGAGGACGGCCGGTTCGGGTACCGGCCGCTGGCGATCGTGCCGACCGTGGGCACCACCTCGACCACCTCGATCGACCCGGTGGCGGCCGTAGCGGACCTGCGCGACGAACTCGAGCACGAACTCGCTCACCCGATCTGGCTCCACGTCGACGGCGCCTACGGGGGCATGGCCGCGATCTGCCCCGAGCTGCGCCACGTCCTCGACGGCGTGGAACGGGCCGACTCCTTCGTGACCAACCCGCACAAGTGGTTGTTCACCCCCATCGACTGCTCCGCGCTGTTCGTCCGCGAACCCGAGTGGCTGACGCGGGCGTTCTCGCTGGTGCCCGAGTACCTCACCACCGACGACCAGGGCGTGACCGACTACATGGACTGGGGCGTGCAGCTCGGCCGCCGGTTCCGGGCTCTCAAGCTGTGGCTGGTCATCCGTTACTTCGGCGGCGACGGCCTCGCCGCCCGGGTGCGCGAGCACGTCGCCCAGGGCCAGCGCGTCGCGGCCTGGGTACGCGATCACCCCGACCTGGAGCTGGCGGCGCCGACCCCGTTCTCCACCGTGTGCTTCCGGGCCGTACCTCCCTGGGCCGCCGGGGACCACGAGGAGGACCTGCGCACCCTCAACCGTGCCTGGCTCACGCGCGTCAACCGCAGCGGCGCGGCCTACCTGTCACACACCGAACTGAACGGGCGCTACGTGCTGCGGCTGGCGCTCGGCAACCTGCGCACGACCGACGAGCGGCTGACGGCCACACTGGCGCTGCTGGAGCAGGAACTCGAGGCGCTGCGGCGGACATCGGCACCCGGGGCGCCAGCGACGGACTGA
- the meaB gene encoding methylmalonyl Co-A mutase-associated GTPase MeaB, with product MTQTVEELVDGLERGERRALARLLTLVEDGSPERLREVVATLYPRTGNARVIGITGSPGVGKSTLTNAIAAELRAQDRSVAILAVDPSSPFSGGALLGDRVRMQSHHADPGVFIRSMASRGHLGGLSFATPQAVLVLDAAGFDDVIVETVGVGQSEVEIAATADTTVVALAPGMGDGIQAAKAGILEVADVFVINKADASGAGKLESELRGMLEMGHALESADAPAGWWPPIVRAVAVRGEGIGDVVSAFGTHADWLTDTGQGQRRRRDRALHLIREIALEQVRLRFARLDHGDDPLLDKLAEQVAGRDLDPYAAADELLEALDGGEA from the coding sequence GTGACGCAGACGGTCGAGGAACTGGTCGACGGGCTCGAGCGTGGCGAACGGCGCGCCCTGGCGCGGCTGCTCACCCTGGTCGAGGACGGCAGTCCCGAACGACTCCGCGAGGTCGTCGCGACCCTGTACCCGCGCACCGGCAATGCGCGCGTCATCGGGATCACGGGCTCGCCGGGCGTCGGCAAGTCCACGTTGACCAACGCCATCGCAGCCGAGCTGCGCGCGCAGGACCGATCGGTCGCGATCCTGGCCGTCGACCCGTCGTCACCGTTCTCGGGCGGTGCGCTGCTCGGTGACCGCGTCCGGATGCAGTCGCACCACGCCGACCCGGGCGTCTTCATCCGTTCCATGGCCTCCCGCGGGCACCTCGGTGGTTTGTCCTTCGCGACCCCACAGGCCGTACTGGTGCTCGACGCCGCCGGCTTCGACGACGTGATCGTCGAGACCGTCGGCGTCGGCCAGTCCGAGGTCGAGATCGCCGCGACCGCCGACACGACGGTCGTCGCGCTGGCGCCGGGGATGGGCGACGGGATCCAGGCGGCGAAGGCGGGCATCCTGGAGGTCGCGGACGTCTTCGTGATCAACAAGGCCGACGCGTCCGGCGCGGGGAAGCTCGAATCCGAACTGCGCGGCATGCTCGAGATGGGACACGCACTGGAATCGGCGGACGCGCCGGCCGGCTGGTGGCCACCGATCGTGCGTGCCGTTGCCGTCCGCGGCGAGGGCATCGGCGACGTCGTGTCCGCGTTCGGGACCCACGCGGACTGGCTCACCGACACCGGACAGGGGCAGCGCCGCCGCCGTGACCGGGCCCTGCACCTGATCCGCGAGATCGCGCTCGAACAGGTACGGCTGCGCTTCGCCAGGCTCGACCACGGCGACGACCCGCTGCTGGACAAGCTCGCTGAGCAGGTCGCTGGCCGCGACCTCGATCCCTACGCTGCTGCCGACGAACTGCTCGAGGCGCTGGACGGCGGTGAGGCATGA